In a genomic window of Acropora muricata isolate sample 2 chromosome 2, ASM3666990v1, whole genome shotgun sequence:
- the LOC136909496 gene encoding mitochondrial amidoxime-reducing component 1-like: MVSYSKYLFVGAPFVALAALGVLWWQKREKKRTFMEVGRVTELFVYPVKSCKGIKLTEARCLKEGMEFDRNWIILNEKGQFVCQRKAPGLALVVPHFEDNKYLCLDAPGMKTLKIDLHQNEKESKEIRVWGSNAEGQYAGDEAADWFSKYLNKPNCSLYKLSKARILPEERNSHAIPDDRVSFADAAPYMMATEGTLERVNNDLKSPVTIDRFRPNIVISGPEAFGEYKWEGKRIKLGDVEFRFLMICTRCSIPTVNPETGEKQGAEPVATLKRLKASDNRLEKYGNCPLFGVYVAPVRNDIGIIRIEDSVMIEM, from the exons ATGGTTTCTTACTCCAAGTATCTCTTCGTAGGTGCGCCTTTTGTCGCTTTAGCCGCTTTGGGTGTGCTATGGTGGCAGAAGAGAGAGAAGAAAAGAACCTTCATGGAGGTGGGACGTGTAACAGAGCTGTTTGTGTACCCTGTCAAGTCGTGCAAAGGAATTAAACTTACTGAAGCGAGATGCTTGAAGGAAGGTATGGAGTTTGACAG GAACTGGATTATTCTAAATGAAAAAGGCCAATTTGTATGCCAGCGGAAAGCGCCAGGGCTTGCTCTGGTAGTTCCTCACTTTGAGGATAACAAGTATCTTTGTCTGGATGCCCCAGggatgaaaacattgaaaattgacTTGCACCAAAATGAAAAGGAATCCAAGGAGATTAG GGTTTGGGGGTCAAATGCAGAGGGGCAGTATGCTGGTGATGAAGCAGCAGATTGGTTTTCAAAGTATCTGAATAAACCCAACTGCTCCTTGTATAAGCTGTCAAAGGCAAGAATTTTACCGGAAGAAAGAAATAGCCATGCTATTCCTGATGATAGG gtttcaTTTGCCGATGCTGCTCCTTACATGATGGCCACTGAAGGGACTTTAGAAAGGGTGAACAACGATCTTAAATCTCCTGTTACAATTGACAGATTCCGTCCTAACATTGTAATCAGTGGTCCTGAGGCTTTTGGAGAG tACAAATGGGAAGGTAAAAGAATAAAACTTGGTGATGTGGAATTTCGATTTCTTATGATCTGCACAAG GTGTTCCATACCAACAGTCAACCCTGAAACTGGAGAAAAGCAAGGAGCGGAACCAGTGGCCACTTTGAAAAG actGAAGGCCTCTGACAACAGACTTGAAAAATATGGGAATTGTCCCCTCTTTGGGGTTTATGTGGCTCCAGTAAGGAATGACATTGGAATCATTAGGATCGAAGATAGTGTTATGATTGAAATGTAG
- the LOC136909490 gene encoding mitochondrial amidoxime reducing component 2-like isoform X1, with protein MEKAKSHQSFLSKLEKFVNWVMLDLGVLWFQLYAYVLRNAVKYLFLAVAVEGTSMGSSPSRLWTICLPAVGISFIPLAFLWRIFRGQKNSLSADHIAFEEIGHLAGIYIYPVKSCKGISLESSACLIEGLQFDRRWVVVDRDRNYIKSFNKPVLAQVTPHFEDNKKTLCLNAPGMDTLRVNVRLDKEENYVEDLTVYKISSKSQYAGDEASSWFSKLLNTECQMYQVYEPRYSKENPACRNVALPGDKTGYAAISSYHITTEASLEALNEELPSSVAMDRFRPNIIVGGTKPFAEDDWNHKILKIADVRFRKLMDCGRCVQTTVDSEKGERTNCEPLKTLRRIRLPKDQRGLSHSYSPIFGIHCAPDCEGSIKIGDPVYLSC; from the exons ATGGAAAAAGCCAAATCCCATCAGAGTTTCCTTTCTAAATTAGAAAAGTTCGTCAACTG GGTTATGCTTGACCTTGGAGTCCTGTGGTTTCAGTTGTATGCATACGTACTACGTAATGCAGTGAAGTATCTCTTTCTTGCAGTTGCAGTCGAAG GAACATCGATGGGTTCTTCTCCTTCAAGGCTTTGGACCATTTGCCTCCCAGCGGTGGGGATCAGCTTTATTCCTTTGGCATTCCTCTGGCGGATATTCAGAGGCCAGAAAAACTCACTCAGTGCAGATCATATTGCTTTTGAGGAAATCGGTCACCTGGCAGGCATTTATATATATCCCGTGAAGTCATGCAAAGGGATTTCTCTAGAATCATCCGCTTGCCTTATTGAAGGATTGCAATTCGACAG GCGCTGGGTTGTGGTAGACAGAGACCGCAACTATATTAAAAGTTTTAACAAGCCAGTGTTGGCCCAAGTTACTCCCCATTTTGAAGATAACAAGAAGACACTATGCCTCAATGCTCCTGGAATGGATACTTTGAGAGTGAATGTGCGCCTGGATAAGGAAGAAAACTATGTTGAGGATCTAAC AGTCTATAAGATTTCATCCAAAAGTCAGTATGCAGGAGATGAAGCATCATCTTGGTTTTCAAAGCTGCTTAACACTGAGTGCCAGATGTATCAAGTCTATGAGCCAAGGTATAGCAAGGAAAACCCAGCATGCAGAAATGTAGCTTTGCCAGGGGACAAG ACAGGTTATGCAGCAATTTCATCTTACCATATCACCACAGAGGCATCATTAGAGGCTCTTAATGAGGAATTGCCATCATCTGTTGCTATGGACAGATTTCGACCCAACATCATTGTTGGTGGCACTAAGCCCTTTGCTGAG GATGACTGGAATCATAAAATTCTGAAGATCGCTGATGTGCGGTTTAGAAAACTAATGGACTGTGGAAG GTGTGTTCAGACAACTGTTGATTCTGAGAAAGGTGAAAGGACTAATTGTGAACCACTGAAGACTTTGAGAAG AATAAGATTGCCAAAAGATCAACGTGGTTTAAGTCACAGCTATTCACCCATTTTTGGAATTCACTGTGCACCAGATTGTGAAGGGAGCATCAAGATTGGGGATCCTGTGTACCTCTCTTGCTGA
- the LOC136909490 gene encoding mitochondrial amidoxime reducing component 2-like isoform X2: MEKAKSHQSFLSKLEKVMLDLGVLWFQLYAYVLRNAVKYLFLAVAVEGTSMGSSPSRLWTICLPAVGISFIPLAFLWRIFRGQKNSLSADHIAFEEIGHLAGIYIYPVKSCKGISLESSACLIEGLQFDRRWVVVDRDRNYIKSFNKPVLAQVTPHFEDNKKTLCLNAPGMDTLRVNVRLDKEENYVEDLTVYKISSKSQYAGDEASSWFSKLLNTECQMYQVYEPRYSKENPACRNVALPGDKTGYAAISSYHITTEASLEALNEELPSSVAMDRFRPNIIVGGTKPFAEDDWNHKILKIADVRFRKLMDCGRCVQTTVDSEKGERTNCEPLKTLRRIRLPKDQRGLSHSYSPIFGIHCAPDCEGSIKIGDPVYLSC, from the exons ATGGAAAAAGCCAAATCCCATCAGAGTTTCCTTTCTAAATTAGAAAA GGTTATGCTTGACCTTGGAGTCCTGTGGTTTCAGTTGTATGCATACGTACTACGTAATGCAGTGAAGTATCTCTTTCTTGCAGTTGCAGTCGAAG GAACATCGATGGGTTCTTCTCCTTCAAGGCTTTGGACCATTTGCCTCCCAGCGGTGGGGATCAGCTTTATTCCTTTGGCATTCCTCTGGCGGATATTCAGAGGCCAGAAAAACTCACTCAGTGCAGATCATATTGCTTTTGAGGAAATCGGTCACCTGGCAGGCATTTATATATATCCCGTGAAGTCATGCAAAGGGATTTCTCTAGAATCATCCGCTTGCCTTATTGAAGGATTGCAATTCGACAG GCGCTGGGTTGTGGTAGACAGAGACCGCAACTATATTAAAAGTTTTAACAAGCCAGTGTTGGCCCAAGTTACTCCCCATTTTGAAGATAACAAGAAGACACTATGCCTCAATGCTCCTGGAATGGATACTTTGAGAGTGAATGTGCGCCTGGATAAGGAAGAAAACTATGTTGAGGATCTAAC AGTCTATAAGATTTCATCCAAAAGTCAGTATGCAGGAGATGAAGCATCATCTTGGTTTTCAAAGCTGCTTAACACTGAGTGCCAGATGTATCAAGTCTATGAGCCAAGGTATAGCAAGGAAAACCCAGCATGCAGAAATGTAGCTTTGCCAGGGGACAAG ACAGGTTATGCAGCAATTTCATCTTACCATATCACCACAGAGGCATCATTAGAGGCTCTTAATGAGGAATTGCCATCATCTGTTGCTATGGACAGATTTCGACCCAACATCATTGTTGGTGGCACTAAGCCCTTTGCTGAG GATGACTGGAATCATAAAATTCTGAAGATCGCTGATGTGCGGTTTAGAAAACTAATGGACTGTGGAAG GTGTGTTCAGACAACTGTTGATTCTGAGAAAGGTGAAAGGACTAATTGTGAACCACTGAAGACTTTGAGAAG AATAAGATTGCCAAAAGATCAACGTGGTTTAAGTCACAGCTATTCACCCATTTTTGGAATTCACTGTGCACCAGATTGTGAAGGGAGCATCAAGATTGGGGATCCTGTGTACCTCTCTTGCTGA
- the LOC136909490 gene encoding mitochondrial amidoxime reducing component 2-like isoform X3, which translates to MGSSPSRLWTICLPAVGISFIPLAFLWRIFRGQKNSLSADHIAFEEIGHLAGIYIYPVKSCKGISLESSACLIEGLQFDRRWVVVDRDRNYIKSFNKPVLAQVTPHFEDNKKTLCLNAPGMDTLRVNVRLDKEENYVEDLTVYKISSKSQYAGDEASSWFSKLLNTECQMYQVYEPRYSKENPACRNVALPGDKTGYAAISSYHITTEASLEALNEELPSSVAMDRFRPNIIVGGTKPFAEDDWNHKILKIADVRFRKLMDCGRCVQTTVDSEKGERTNCEPLKTLRRIRLPKDQRGLSHSYSPIFGIHCAPDCEGSIKIGDPVYLSC; encoded by the exons ATGGGTTCTTCTCCTTCAAGGCTTTGGACCATTTGCCTCCCAGCGGTGGGGATCAGCTTTATTCCTTTGGCATTCCTCTGGCGGATATTCAGAGGCCAGAAAAACTCACTCAGTGCAGATCATATTGCTTTTGAGGAAATCGGTCACCTGGCAGGCATTTATATATATCCCGTGAAGTCATGCAAAGGGATTTCTCTAGAATCATCCGCTTGCCTTATTGAAGGATTGCAATTCGACAG GCGCTGGGTTGTGGTAGACAGAGACCGCAACTATATTAAAAGTTTTAACAAGCCAGTGTTGGCCCAAGTTACTCCCCATTTTGAAGATAACAAGAAGACACTATGCCTCAATGCTCCTGGAATGGATACTTTGAGAGTGAATGTGCGCCTGGATAAGGAAGAAAACTATGTTGAGGATCTAAC AGTCTATAAGATTTCATCCAAAAGTCAGTATGCAGGAGATGAAGCATCATCTTGGTTTTCAAAGCTGCTTAACACTGAGTGCCAGATGTATCAAGTCTATGAGCCAAGGTATAGCAAGGAAAACCCAGCATGCAGAAATGTAGCTTTGCCAGGGGACAAG ACAGGTTATGCAGCAATTTCATCTTACCATATCACCACAGAGGCATCATTAGAGGCTCTTAATGAGGAATTGCCATCATCTGTTGCTATGGACAGATTTCGACCCAACATCATTGTTGGTGGCACTAAGCCCTTTGCTGAG GATGACTGGAATCATAAAATTCTGAAGATCGCTGATGTGCGGTTTAGAAAACTAATGGACTGTGGAAG GTGTGTTCAGACAACTGTTGATTCTGAGAAAGGTGAAAGGACTAATTGTGAACCACTGAAGACTTTGAGAAG AATAAGATTGCCAAAAGATCAACGTGGTTTAAGTCACAGCTATTCACCCATTTTTGGAATTCACTGTGCACCAGATTGTGAAGGGAGCATCAAGATTGGGGATCCTGTGTACCTCTCTTGCTGA